In a genomic window of Colias croceus chromosome 20, ilColCroc2.1:
- the LOC123700694 gene encoding protein tipE isoform X1, which produces MADEEEKLPIPPTFLEKLLFYTTATFVLLAIFSLFAFLFLVPFVIEPAFTTIFMQFDPVGALCVTAEVKHLVGASNCSWASCREGCTKDLFECTQIRVNYKLGYPPNISATDYEALIRAERSLRKDYDYENYESPLDKIDPEMEDLELPEVIPTGLQGNDSEWYFTGARLFPNVKGCGYPPILNCTIFYGKYRPLGNNYTCYYSRVDPGLVITELDMWQNTLNLVYAMAIPIPSFFISVIYLTIAYFKIYNTEEESEQAPLQSDAEAMATGDDGKPTTPGSDTFREDLACFGHQLKLQLANDKPKEGFESNSPPISNSASLSGTKSSFVNA; this is translated from the exons ATGGCCGACGAAGAAGAAAAACTGCCGATACCTCCCACATTCCTCGAGAAACTTCTATTCTACACGACAGCTACGTTCGTCCTCCTCGCGATATTCAGCCTGTTCGCCTTCCTCTTCTTAGTACCGTTCGTGATAGAGCCAGCCTTCACCACCATATTCATGCAGTTTGATCCCGTTGGCGCGTTATGTGTCACGGCTGAAGTTAAACACTTGGTCGGCGCGAGCAACTGCTCCTGGGCGTCCTGCAGAGAAGGCTGCACCAAAGACCTCTTCGAATGCACTCAGATACGAGTTAACTACAAACTTGGCTACCCCCCGAATATATCAGCTACCGATTACGAAGCTCTCATCAGAGCCGAAAGATCCCTGAGGAAAGATTACGATTACGAAAATTACGAATCACCATTGGATAAAATAGACCCAGAAATGGAAGATTTAGAATTGCCCGAAGTTATTCCAACAGGATTGCAAGGCAACGACTCAGAATGGTATTTCACTGGTGCTAGGTTATTCCCGAATGTTAAGGGATGCGGTTATCCacctattttaaattgtactaTATTCTATGGAAAATATAGACCACTGGGCAACAATTATACTTGTTATTATAGTCGCGTTGACCCCGGATTAGTGATCACGGAATTGGACATGTGGCAGAATACGCTCAATTTAGTTTACGCCATGGCCATTCCGATTCCatccttttttatttcagtgatATACCTAACGATTGcgtactttaaaatttacaatactgAAGAGGAATCTGAACAAGCGCCTCTGCAGAGTGATGCAGAGGCGATGGCAACAGGAGACGATGGAAAACCAACGACTCCTGGGTCCGATACATTTAGGGAAGATTTAGCTTGCTTTGGCCACCAATTAAAGTTGCAATTAGCTAACGATAAACCAAAAGAGGGCTTTGAATCAAATAGTCCTCCTATTTCCAACTCTGCGTCACTGTCTGG GACCAAATCATCTTTCGTGAACGCCTAA
- the LOC123700694 gene encoding protein tipE isoform X2: MADEEEKLPIPPTFLEKLLFYTTATFVLLAIFSLFAFLFLVPFVIEPAFTTIFMQFDPVGALCVTAEVKHLVGASNCSWASCREGCTKDLFECTQIRVNYKLGYPPNISATDYEALIRAERSLRKDYDYENYESPLDKIDPEMEDLELPEVIPTGLQGNDSEWYFTGARLFPNVKGCGYPPILNCTIFYGKYRPLGNNYTCYYSRVDPGLVITELDMWQNTLNLVYAMAIPIPSFFISVIYLTIAYFKIYNTEEESEQAPLQSDAEAMATGDDGKPTTPGSDTFREDLACFGHQLKLQLANDKPKEGFESNSPPISNSASLSG, encoded by the exons ATGGCCGACGAAGAAGAAAAACTGCCGATACCTCCCACATTCCTCGAGAAACTTCTATTCTACACGACAGCTACGTTCGTCCTCCTCGCGATATTCAGCCTGTTCGCCTTCCTCTTCTTAGTACCGTTCGTGATAGAGCCAGCCTTCACCACCATATTCATGCAGTTTGATCCCGTTGGCGCGTTATGTGTCACGGCTGAAGTTAAACACTTGGTCGGCGCGAGCAACTGCTCCTGGGCGTCCTGCAGAGAAGGCTGCACCAAAGACCTCTTCGAATGCACTCAGATACGAGTTAACTACAAACTTGGCTACCCCCCGAATATATCAGCTACCGATTACGAAGCTCTCATCAGAGCCGAAAGATCCCTGAGGAAAGATTACGATTACGAAAATTACGAATCACCATTGGATAAAATAGACCCAGAAATGGAAGATTTAGAATTGCCCGAAGTTATTCCAACAGGATTGCAAGGCAACGACTCAGAATGGTATTTCACTGGTGCTAGGTTATTCCCGAATGTTAAGGGATGCGGTTATCCacctattttaaattgtactaTATTCTATGGAAAATATAGACCACTGGGCAACAATTATACTTGTTATTATAGTCGCGTTGACCCCGGATTAGTGATCACGGAATTGGACATGTGGCAGAATACGCTCAATTTAGTTTACGCCATGGCCATTCCGATTCCatccttttttatttcagtgatATACCTAACGATTGcgtactttaaaatttacaatactgAAGAGGAATCTGAACAAGCGCCTCTGCAGAGTGATGCAGAGGCGATGGCAACAGGAGACGATGGAAAACCAACGACTCCTGGGTCCGATACATTTAGGGAAGATTTAGCTTGCTTTGGCCACCAATTAAAGTTGCAATTAGCTAACGATAAACCAAAAGAGGGCTTTGAATCAAATAGTCCTCCTATTTCCAACTCTGCGTCACTGTCTGG ATGA